The genome window ACGTGATCACGTGGACAGATGCCGCTGCACCCGCTACTTACGGAATAACCACCGACCTTGATGTTGGCACCCAGAACGTCCTGGGAACTGCCACCTCATCCGCACCGACAACCGTAACTCTGACCGCTGACGCAGCAGGTGCCACTGGACAGGATTTCACCCTTGTGCTCAACGGTACTGTTGCAGGCAGTGACACTTTGACGACCAAGCCTATCGACCTCACGTACACAATCACCATCTACGTGAGCCCGATAACCGTCTGAACAGAGAATTAAACTATTAAGGAAAGCGCCACCGGTCCTTCGATCGGTCGGCCTTTCAAATCTTTTCTGACCCTGTCGCGTGATGTGGGTCACCGTTCATTTTTAAAAATCAATATCTGCCTTCTTATTTTATCAACGTTGAACATTAATATTCTATGCATAAACTCACAAATATACAAACTATTTTTTTACATGAGTAACAACGTTAATATATCCAATGCTTATGCAACATCTTAACAGAGTTATCCATTGGAGCCGTGTCTATGTCAGGTACAGAAATTAAGGTCGCGATAATGTTGAATCTTTCAGCGACGCTTTCTACTTTACCTTCAATAGTCTGCTTCACCGATGCCGGGAACAGTATAATATGAGGGCATCTAATGTTAAAATAAAGGTCTGCACAGAGATGCTCGCCGCTGTGTTCCTCTTCCTTGCATTCATTTCATTGTTCACCATAGGGCCAGGATATTCTGCAAGCTCCAGCAGCATGACCAACACCGACAATGTTGTCGGTGCAACGGGCACCGAGCTCAAATTAACTAACACTGCAGGAAATCTGCTGTCAGATGGGTCTTTCGATGATACTGTGGGCGCCGGAGGCCATTTGATAGATTATCACAAAGTCGTTAACGGCAGCACTACCACCTATGTTATTGACAGCGTAGACCGGCATATAGGGAATGCGAAGATCGCCACGTCTTCTACGAACGGCATCACTGACGTTACCTTGTTGTGCAGCGCTGAGTTCAAGGTGAGTTCTTCAGGCGCAACCTTCACCGGCCTCACATATCATTTCTCTCTTGCGGACAGCGCCGGAACAGAGACCACTATCCCTTCTGCAGGCATTGATACGACCATTGCAAACCTTAACGGCAAGACCTTAAGCTTAATAATCGACGGCCTGACCCAGGAACTGCCAGGAAATGACTATCTCGTATTCTCGATCACTGCATCCTATGCGGGCGAACAGAACATAGCTATCAACTCCGGCAACCACCTGTTGTTCGCCAATTATCTGGTAGATGTGCCTCCGGTCAATGGTACGGAAATCGCCACCATTCAGCCTACAACCGTGACATCGGGAGGTGTGAGCTATCCGGCTTATGCTGTCGATTACACCGGCCCTGAGCAAAACACCAGCATTCAAACAACTATCAACGGAACTTTCTGCCTAAAGTTCGTAGTACAGAAGAAAGTCGACATACAGATCGGAAGCAATTACTACACTATACAGGCAGGAACTACTTACTGCTCGTTCGTCAATGGAACTCAATACACATCGGCTACGCTCGGGGGATTGACGATGTGGATGACCGCCCAGACGCCGATAACGGTAAGCATCCATCATTTTGATGCTGCCGCGGGCGTGTTCATGACAGTGATATATCCGCCGAACTGATTACATCTGGCACCGTTTGTCGTATCGGACAATAAGCATTTTTATGCTTGTTGCCCATTACGTGGCATGGACCACATCCGGAAGCAGTTCGACCGATATCCATCTCAGGGAAGGGTTGCCGACGTTATGCTCAAGTACGGCATATGTGAAAAGAGCGGCAAGGCCTTCTGCGGAGACGTGGAGATCGCAGATTCAGCGCTGGCCCGTTCCGCAGGTGTCGACCGCCGTGTCGTCAGGTCCACATTGGAGAGGATGCACTCGACCCCTGAACTCGACGCTGTGTTCTCGAAACTAAGACCTATCCTCATGCTGGACCGCATAGCTTCCGAGATCGACTGCTCCGTCATCGAGATTGTTCCCGAGGACGCCACTATGCCCGGCATACTGGCGGACGTCGCCTCTGTCATTTACAGGGCAGGCCTGTCGGTAAGGCAGGCCGTGGTCGACGACAACGGCGAAAGAAAGGACTCTCAGCTCATAGTGGTGGTAGACGGCCAGATACCGGCCGAGCTGATCCCACTGCTGCGCAGATGCCGCGGAGTATCCGGAATTAACATCCGCTGATCTTCTTTTGGAGGAATTACAGAGGTCGGTCCGCCTTTTGACGACGGTCGCTCAGCCTCAGCCCCTTATAGTTGAGAACATTCTCCGGACATTCGCGCTCGCACCTGCTGCATGCGTATCCTCCGCAGAGGTCCGTGCGTATGTTTGCATAGTTCCCGTCGCTTTCCTTTGTGATCTTCATCGCATGCTCGGGGCAGATACGCTCGCACTTACGACATGCGATGCATCCTTCGACCTTTCCTCTCAAAAGAGTTCCGGGATTCTCGAGCACATGTATTGGCGAATTCTCTGTATCGGGCAGGTCCCTCTCTGCATAGCGCTTGACATCCGGGTCCTGTATAGGGTCCTTGATCGGGGGAAGGTCATAGACGTCCAGCATATTGTTGTACTCATTCATGGGCATTCCCTGGGCCCATATGGCATATTCGATAGAGTAGATGTCTTTGAAGACCTGGGCCGTGGCGAACATACAGTGGTCCGCTCTCAATTTATTGGCGAACTCCTTCAGATCGTCCATCGATATCTCGTCCATGGCGACCTTGCGCGCGAGGCCTATGGAAGTATTACCGAACTGAACGATCCTTTCTGCTCCGGGAACCACCATTCCGATAGCGAGCGCCTTCTTCGCATCGACGTAAAGGCCGGAAGCTCCAGACATATACGCCTTCTTGACATCGTCCGCCCAAAGACCAGCTTCATGAAGCAATGTCAGGAAACCTGCCCTCAGGGCCCCGATGGCCTTTCCGGCCTCTTCCACATCTTTTGAAGAGATATCTATGCCGTCCTGAAGATGGAGCTTGCAGTCGCGCGTCGTGATATTGGGCGGAACGATTATTCCGGACGTTAACCCGCAGTAGAGCGCAGCTACTACACCTGTGCCTGTGATTCCTGTCGCCTTGCCGGACATGGGTCCTTTCTTTACGACCTCTCCGGACAGAGGATCGATCGTATCGCCTTCTTTTGTGGCCATTGTTTCATCCAGAACGTAACATTTCCATCCTTTCGGCGTTATTTCAACGTCGCATATTGCGCCGGGGGAGGCGAGCATGCCCCTCTCGATCTCCTGTCCTTCCATCGCCGGTCCCGCCGCGGCAGACCCTGTTATTATCTTGCCTTCATATATCAGCGCCATTTCCGCGTTGGTTCCGTAATCTACTACCAGGCACGGCTCTTCCTCGTCGAGGACGTCTGTCATCATGAGCATGGCCATTGCATCCGCCCCTATCTCGTGCCTTACCGCAGGAGGAATTATCACCCTGGCGTTCGGCATCCCCTCGAGACCTGCGTCCGTGGCGCTTAGCACCGCACCGTCTCTCTTGGGCGGGACTACTCCCAGGTCTTCGAGCATGTTCTTGCCTGCGTATGCCAGGTCCCTTATCTCAATGCCCTGGAACAGCGAAAGTTGGAAAGGGTTCCCGCACACACCTACTGATTCGACCTTGCTCAGGTCGATTTTAAGGGTCTTGAAAAGTGCGTTTATCGCTCCCCTCAGGAGGCCTGTCGCGGCATCTTCCCCGGATCTTATGGCGAAGTTTACGTGATCTATGACGTTCATTCCCGGTATCGGATGGCGCTGTGTTATGGAGGTCGCTACCGTCTCCTTTGTATCCATGTCGATCGCCTGGCAGCGGAGGCCGCTTGTCCCGATGTCTAATGCTATGCAGTATCTGGTCATATTCTCTACCTTCATTTCCTAGAAGTCACGCACTCGGCCGCCATTACGGCGGTACCGATATCCAAAGGATCGTGTATTATCGTGTCAGCTTTATCAACGCCTTCGGCGTCGAAGCTGAACGGGACCCCGGGCGACGATATCACCGCACCTTCGATGACCAGGCGCCCCGGTATCAGTCCGGGCGATGCGTTCAAAATATA of Methanomassiliicoccaceae archaeon contains these proteins:
- a CDS encoding regulator of amino acid metabolism, contains ACT domain protein; protein product: MDHIRKQFDRYPSQGRVADVMLKYGICEKSGKAFCGDVEIADSALARSAGVDRRVVRSTLERMHSTPELDAVFSKLRPILMLDRIASEIDCSVIEIVPEDATMPGILADVASVIYRAGLSVRQAVVDDNGERKDSQLIVVVDGQIPAELIPLLRRCRGVSGINIR
- a CDS encoding methylamine methyltransferase corrinoid protein reductive activase; this translates as MTRYCIALDIGTSGLRCQAIDMDTKETVATSITQRHPIPGMNVIDHVNFAIRSGEDAATGLLRGAINALFKTLKIDLSKVESVGVCGNPFQLSLFQGIEIRDLAYAGKNMLEDLGVVPPKRDGAVLSATDAGLEGMPNARVIIPPAVRHEIGADAMAMLMMTDVLDEEEPCLVVDYGTNAEMALIYEGKIITGSAAAGPAMEGQEIERGMLASPGAICDVEITPKGWKCYVLDETMATKEGDTIDPLSGEVVKKGPMSGKATGITGTGVVAALYCGLTSGIIVPPNITTRDCKLHLQDGIDISSKDVEEAGKAIGALRAGFLTLLHEAGLWADDVKKAYMSGASGLYVDAKKALAIGMVVPGAERIVQFGNTSIGLARKVAMDEISMDDLKEFANKLRADHCMFATAQVFKDIYSIEYAIWAQGMPMNEYNNMLDVYDLPPIKDPIQDPDVKRYAERDLPDTENSPIHVLENPGTLLRGKVEGCIACRKCERICPEHAMKITKESDGNYANIRTDLCGGYACSRCERECPENVLNYKGLRLSDRRQKADRPL